GGAAAAATGGAGCATTATTTTTTGGTGTAGTGTTAGGTGTGATATTAGCTACTCTTTTAGGCTACATAGATTATAGTTCTGTCTTTCAAGCCAAAGCTTTTTTTGTTCCCAAACTTTTTCCTTATAAAATTACTCTTCAAAGTTTCCATTGGGATGCAATATTAGGTATGTGTGTACTTTATGTTGTTTCTGCAGTAGAAACGATGGGAGATATGACCGGTATTGTTCAAGCAGGTTTTAAAAGAGATCTTTCTTCTCGAGAGCTTTCTGGAGGTATTACTGCAGATGGTTTGGGATGTGTAGCTTCTTCCTTATTCGGAGTTACGCCTACAACTTCTTTTAGTCAGAATACTGGCATTATTGCTATGACAGGGGTAGTAGACCGCTCTGTTGTTCTTTTATCAGCAGGGATTTTATGTTTAGGAGCTTTTTCTCCCAAATTAGCAACTTTAATTCAAGTTATTCCTACATCAGTACTTGGAGCTAGTCTTATTATTATGTTTGCAATGATTAGTGTATCAGGGATCAAAATGATGACAGTCAATACATTAGGAGCTCGGGAAGCAATAATTATTGCTATTTCTTTAGGGATTGGTCATGGAATTAGTACACAACCTAATGCTTTAACTCAAGCTCCAGAAGCTATTAAATTGATTTATGGTGGATCCGGAATTGCTGTCAGTACTTTATTATCAGTTTTTTTAAACTATGTTCTTCCAAAGAATATAGAAGCTGAAAGTCAATCTATTTAATACTAATTTTTATTATGGAATCTCTCAAAAAAATGATTAGTCTTTACGGGACAATCCCTTCTGATGGTGTTGTTAAAGTTGACAGTTTTTTAAATCATATGATTGATCCTAACCTTATCCTCGAAATAGGGAAGGAATTAGCAGAGCGTTTCAACTTTGAAAAAATCGATAAAATTCTAACGATAGAAGCTTCTGGGATTGCTCCGGCATTAGGAGTTGCATTTACTTTAGGAGTTCCCGTTCTTTTTGCAAAAAAATCTTTACCGTCCACTATGAAAGCTAGCTATCAATCAGAAGTTAATTCTTTCACAAAGAAAAAGAATTATACGATTTTCGTATCTGAAGAATATATTTCTAAGGATGAAAAAATTCTTATTGTGGATGATTTTCTTGCTATGGGACATTCTCTTTTAGCAATGAATGATATTATCCATCAAG
The window above is part of the Brevinema andersonii genome. Proteins encoded here:
- a CDS encoding uracil-xanthine permease family protein, whose protein sequence is MSNFSIFILSLQHVLAMFVANITPMLIVGSTLELSNLSELLQAVMLVAAINTTMQCMFGSRLPVVMGANFTFIPLAIAIGSKYGYDAVLAAALVGGIFEACLGTTMHKLKKFFPPLITGIILLSIGLSLIPVGISSLAGGFGAQDFGSWHHYLLGTPVIIAIILLNQYAKGLWKNGALFFGVVLGVILATLLGYIDYSSVFQAKAFFVPKLFPYKITLQSFHWDAILGMCVLYVVSAVETMGDMTGIVQAGFKRDLSSRELSGGITADGLGCVASSLFGVTPTTSFSQNTGIIAMTGVVDRSVVLLSAGILCLGAFSPKLATLIQVIPTSVLGASLIIMFAMISVSGIKMMTVNTLGAREAIIIAISLGIGHGISTQPNALTQAPEAIKLIYGGSGIAVSTLLSVFLNYVLPKNIEAESQSI
- a CDS encoding xanthine phosphoribosyltransferase → MESLKKMISLYGTIPSDGVVKVDSFLNHMIDPNLILEIGKELAERFNFEKIDKILTIEASGIAPALGVAFTLGVPVLFAKKSLPSTMKASYQSEVNSFTKKKNYTIFVSEEYISKDEKILIVDDFLAMGHSLLAMNDIIHQAGAQCVGAGIVIEKSFQQGRQILESQGMRIESLVRIKNLSVKEGFIFYDSI